In Hevea brasiliensis isolate MT/VB/25A 57/8 chromosome 13, ASM3005281v1, whole genome shotgun sequence, a single genomic region encodes these proteins:
- the LOC110669622 gene encoding protein YLS7 isoform X1 yields MTLDSPNGVPGLVALPRSLSSLAVSVGGLAIFLVLASLLMVSYPIRSTVRGYFYGVDNSNKLALPVFPGNESRDSNVDVINSDSPSGPSLEVPISSSGVNDSVDIDKNSLPSESDLQIPTANARQAEGVKEKGSPVAYSGKGNVLSNNSGGVDKRSVQTSLAISAPDSKSEAKPVLSDVSSNATPISSDDSGCDLYHGIWLFDSQGPSYTNNTCPVLTQMQNCQGNGRPDKEYENWRWKPSQCQLPRFDAKKFLELMRGKTLAFIGDSVARNQMESMLCLLWQVEVPKNRGNKRMQRYLFKSTSTMIVRIWSSWLVHKTSEPLDFAPEGIVKLHLDAPDEDFMEFILSFNVIVLSSGHWFAKQSVYVLNNEIVGGQLWWPDKSRSMKVNNIEAFGISTETILTSIITHPNYTGLTILRSYSPDHYEGGAWNTGGSCTGKVKPLAPGELVENGFTNIMHKKQVTAFDRAIKKVTNKSKLRLMDVTEPFGYRHDGHPGPYRSPDPNKITKRGPDGRPPPQDCLHWCMPGPVDTWNEFVLEIIRREFEGNRSSSS; encoded by the exons ATGACTTTGGATTCACCAAATGGCGTTCCTGGATTGGTCGCGTTACCGCGTTCGCTTTCTTCCTTGGCAGTCTCAGTTGGAGGCCTTGCCATTTTCTTGGTTCTTGCTTCTTTGCTCATGGTTTCTTACCCCATTCGTTCCACCGTCCGTGGATATTTTTATGGTGTTGACAACTCAAATAAATTGGCTTTGCCGGTCTTTCCTGGGAACGAAAGCCGTGATAGTAATGTAGACGTGATTAATAGTGATTCTCCATCTGGACCTAGTTTAGAAGTACCCATTAGTTCTAGTGGTGTTAATGATAGTGTAGACATAGACAAGAATTCTTTGCCTTCGGAATCTGATCTACAAATTCCCACCGCCAATGCCAGACAAGCAGAGGGGGTCAAGGAGAAGGGGAGTCCAGTTGCTTACAGTGGTAAAGGAAATGTTTTGTCTAATAATTCTGGTGGTGTAGATAAAAGATCAGTTCAAACTAGCCTGGCTATTTCTGCTCCAGATTCTAAATCAGAGGCTAAGCCAGTTTTATCTGATGTTTCCAGCAATGCAACCCCGATTAGTTCAGATGATTCTG GTTGTGATCTGTACCATGGAATTTGGTTGTTTGATTCACAGGGACCATCATATACAAACAACACATGCCCTGTACTGACACAGATGCAGAACTGCCAGGGGAATGGGAGACCTGACAAGGAGTATGAGAATTGGCGTTGGAAACCATCTCAATGTCAACTTCCACGATTTGATGCCAAGAAGtttttggaattgatgagaggaAAGACCCTAGCTTTCATTGGCGACTCTGTTGCCCGAAACCAGATGGAATCAATGTTGTGCCTTCTCTGGCAG GTAGAAGTTCCCAAAAACCGTGGGAACAAAAGAATGCAGCGATATCTCTTCAAGTCAACATCTACCATGATTGTACGAATATGGTCCTCTTGGCTTGTTCACAAGACATCAGAACCTCTTGACTTTGCTCCAGAAGGCATTGTAAAACTCCACCTTGATGCTCCAGATGAGGATTTCATGGAATTCATCCTAAGTTTCAATGTGATTGTTCTTTCTTCTGGTCATTGGTTTGCCAAACAATCTGTCTATGTTTTGAACAATGAAATTGTGGGAGGACAGTTGTGGTGGCCAGACAAGTCTCGTTCAATGAAGGTTAACAATATTGAAGCATTTGGAATATCTACCGAGACAATTCTCACATCTATTATTACCCATCCAAATTACACTGGGCTGACCATTCTGCGTTCTTATTCACCTGATCACTATGAAGGTGGGGCCTGGAATACCGGGGGATCATGCACTGGAAAAGTGAAACCTCTTGCTCCAGGGGAATTGGTGGAAAATGGCTTTACAAATATAATGCACAAAAAACAGGTAACAGCTTTTGATCGTGCAATTAAGAAGGTTACGAATAAATCAAAGTTGAGGTTGATGGATGTCACTGAACCCTTTGGTTATCGCCATGATGGGCATCCAGGTCCGTATCGGAGTCCTGACCCAAATAAAATCACGAAACGTGGACCAGATGGAAGGCCCCCTCCACAGGATTGCTTGCACTGGTGCATGCCTGGTCCTGTTGATACATGGAATGAATTTGTGCTTGAAATTATAAGAAGAGAATTTGAGGGCAATCGAAGCTCTTCGTCGTGA
- the LOC110669622 gene encoding protein YLS7 isoform X2 — protein sequence MTLDSPNGVPGLVALPRSLSSLAVSVGGLAIFLVLASLLMVSYPIRSTVRGYFYGVDNSNKLALPVFPGNESRDSNVDVINSDSPSGPSLEVPISSSGVNDSVDIDKNSLPSESDLQIPTANARQAEGVKEKGSPVAYSGKGNVLSNNSGGVDKRSVQTSLAISAPDSKSEAKPVLSDVSSNATPISSDDSGCDLYHGIWLFDSQGPSYTNNTCPVLTQMQNCQGNGRPDKEYENWRWKPSQCQLPRFDAKKFLELMRGKTLAFIGDSVARNQMESMLCLLWQAKVPKNRGNKRMQRYLFKSTSTMIVRIWSSWLVHKTSEPLDFAPEGIVKLHLDAPDEDFMEFILSFNVIVLSSGHWFAKQSVYVLNNEIVGGQLWWPDKSRSMKVNNIEAFGISTETILTSIITHPNYTGLTILRSYSPDHYEGGAWNTGGSCTGKVKPLAPGELVENGFTNIMHKKQVTAFDRAIKKVTNKSKLRLMDVTEPFGYRHDGHPGPYRSPDPNKITKRGPDGRPPPQDCLHWCMPGPVDTWNEFVLEIIRREFEGNRSSSS from the exons ATGACTTTGGATTCACCAAATGGCGTTCCTGGATTGGTCGCGTTACCGCGTTCGCTTTCTTCCTTGGCAGTCTCAGTTGGAGGCCTTGCCATTTTCTTGGTTCTTGCTTCTTTGCTCATGGTTTCTTACCCCATTCGTTCCACCGTCCGTGGATATTTTTATGGTGTTGACAACTCAAATAAATTGGCTTTGCCGGTCTTTCCTGGGAACGAAAGCCGTGATAGTAATGTAGACGTGATTAATAGTGATTCTCCATCTGGACCTAGTTTAGAAGTACCCATTAGTTCTAGTGGTGTTAATGATAGTGTAGACATAGACAAGAATTCTTTGCCTTCGGAATCTGATCTACAAATTCCCACCGCCAATGCCAGACAAGCAGAGGGGGTCAAGGAGAAGGGGAGTCCAGTTGCTTACAGTGGTAAAGGAAATGTTTTGTCTAATAATTCTGGTGGTGTAGATAAAAGATCAGTTCAAACTAGCCTGGCTATTTCTGCTCCAGATTCTAAATCAGAGGCTAAGCCAGTTTTATCTGATGTTTCCAGCAATGCAACCCCGATTAGTTCAGATGATTCTG GTTGTGATCTGTACCATGGAATTTGGTTGTTTGATTCACAGGGACCATCATATACAAACAACACATGCCCTGTACTGACACAGATGCAGAACTGCCAGGGGAATGGGAGACCTGACAAGGAGTATGAGAATTGGCGTTGGAAACCATCTCAATGTCAACTTCCACGATTTGATGCCAAGAAGtttttggaattgatgagaggaAAGACCCTAGCTTTCATTGGCGACTCTGTTGCCCGAAACCAGATGGAATCAATGTTGTGCCTTCTCTGGCAGGCAA AAGTTCCCAAAAACCGTGGGAACAAAAGAATGCAGCGATATCTCTTCAAGTCAACATCTACCATGATTGTACGAATATGGTCCTCTTGGCTTGTTCACAAGACATCAGAACCTCTTGACTTTGCTCCAGAAGGCATTGTAAAACTCCACCTTGATGCTCCAGATGAGGATTTCATGGAATTCATCCTAAGTTTCAATGTGATTGTTCTTTCTTCTGGTCATTGGTTTGCCAAACAATCTGTCTATGTTTTGAACAATGAAATTGTGGGAGGACAGTTGTGGTGGCCAGACAAGTCTCGTTCAATGAAGGTTAACAATATTGAAGCATTTGGAATATCTACCGAGACAATTCTCACATCTATTATTACCCATCCAAATTACACTGGGCTGACCATTCTGCGTTCTTATTCACCTGATCACTATGAAGGTGGGGCCTGGAATACCGGGGGATCATGCACTGGAAAAGTGAAACCTCTTGCTCCAGGGGAATTGGTGGAAAATGGCTTTACAAATATAATGCACAAAAAACAGGTAACAGCTTTTGATCGTGCAATTAAGAAGGTTACGAATAAATCAAAGTTGAGGTTGATGGATGTCACTGAACCCTTTGGTTATCGCCATGATGGGCATCCAGGTCCGTATCGGAGTCCTGACCCAAATAAAATCACGAAACGTGGACCAGATGGAAGGCCCCCTCCACAGGATTGCTTGCACTGGTGCATGCCTGGTCCTGTTGATACATGGAATGAATTTGTGCTTGAAATTATAAGAAGAGAATTTGAGGGCAATCGAAGCTCTTCGTCGTGA